In Bacteroidia bacterium, the sequence TGGTTCGCATGACTTTTCCCGACAAGGAATACGTGAGTTTGGAGAACCCGGATACAAGAAATTTTGCATTGGAGGATCCGCGAGGTTTTTTGGCAGGTTTTCCTGAAGGAGCCATTCTGGATGAGGTGCAGCGTACTCCCGATATCTTCTCTTACTTACAACAGCTACTTGATGAGGATGCTACTTGTGGACGGTTTATATTAACCGGATCAAACAATTTTCTTTTGCAAGAAAATATATCTCAGAGCTTGGCGGGGAGGGTGGGGTACCTGTTTTTGTTGCCTTTATCTTTGGGAGAGTTGCCAAATCCCGAGTTGCCGGTTAACGAGTTGTTGTATAAAGGTTTATACCCGGCTCTCCATAATGACGAAACGGAGGCAGAGACAAGTAGGTATTTCGCCAATTATATTAGAACATACGTAGAGCGTGATGTCAGGTTGATACGTAATATCACAAACCTGACGAGCTTTGAACGCTTTTTACGTTTGTGTGCCGGACGCATTGGGCAGTTGTTGAACATGAATAACCTGGCCGTTGAAACAGGTGTGGATAACAAAACAATTGCTGCCTGGCTGTCTGTTTTAGAAGCGAGTTTTATTGTTTTCAGACTACA encodes:
- a CDS encoding ATP-binding protein; the encoded protein is MKIARQAQVELRSLAEQFRAVAVVGPRQSGKTTLVRMTFPDKEYVSLENPDTRNFALEDPRGFLAGFPEGAILDEVQRTPDIFSYLQQLLDEDATCGRFILTGSNNFLLQENISQSLAGRVGYLFLLPLSLGELPNPELPVNELLYKGLYPALHNDETEAETSRYFANYIRTYVERDVRLIRNITNLTSFERFLRLCAGRIGQLLNMNNLAVETGVDNKTIAAWLSVLEASFIVFRLQPYHKNFNKRIVKMPKLYFYDTGVASALLGIENANQLKLHPLRGALFENMIVVDFLKNRYNQGKLSNLYFWRDSLGREVDLLIENQDGLVPIEIKSGQTITNDYFGSLTEWLKISGEERGWIIYAGDSKQVRSSGITVVPFKEAAGQI